From a single Nicotiana tabacum cultivar K326 chromosome 8, ASM71507v2, whole genome shotgun sequence genomic region:
- the LOC142163317 gene encoding uncharacterized protein LOC142163317 gives MTFVYAKCSALERLELWDHLYYLASDMKLPWLVGGGFNVILHEDEKIGGLPVHPPEYEDFAFCVNSYGLFEQGYKGSPFIWWNGRSNAACIFKRLDRIFVNLQFHNWLPTIEVEHLIRTGSDHAQLLMTCEEKTTNFVKPFRFFNFWIKHDTFMDVVRQNWEDDFIGDPFLMFKQKLKRVKEALLK, from the coding sequence ATgacatttgtttatgcaaaatgttcaGCTTTGGAGAGGTTGGAATTATGGGATCACTTGTATTATCTAGCAAGTGATATGAAATTGCCATGGTTGGTAGGAGGGGGTTTCAATGTGATATTGCATGAAGATGAGAAAATAGGAGGACTACCAGTACACCCTCCTGAATATGAGGATTTTGCATTCTGTGTAAACTCTTATGGTTTGTTTGAGCAAGGATACAAAGGAAGTCCATTTATATGGTGGAATGGGAGATCCAATGCTGCTTGTATATTCAAAAGATTGGATAGGATCTTTGTGAATTTGCAATTTCATAACTGGTTGCCAACTATTGAAGTTGAACATCTAATCAGAACGGGTTCAGATCATGCACAATTGTTAATGACATGTGAGGAGAAGACCACCAATTTCGTCAAGCCTTTCAGGTTCTTTAACTTTTGGATTAAACATGATACATTTATGGATGTGGTGAGGCAGAATTGGGAAGATGATTTCATAGGGGATCCGTTTTTGATGTTCAAGCAAAAGCTCAAGAGAGTGAAGGAAGCACTATTAAAATAG
- the LOC142163318 gene encoding putative mitochondrial protein AtMg00310: MPVHMLSVLHPPKNIPEHLRKIFVRFFWSTKEEGRSRHWASWQNLCLPKEEWGLGFRSLYDMSRALFAKLWWRFRTTKSLWPNFMWNKYCKKEIPMVVQFRKGSHVWRQMLNAREEVEHEFLWELKSGTTNIWHENWAGLGALYHVLPKYFPINEELERIWQNYGKVEHGMISC; encoded by the coding sequence ATGCCAGTCCACATGTTATCAGTCCTTCATCCACCAAAAAATATCCCGGAGCATCTTCGTAAGATTTTTGTTAGGTTCTTTTGGAGCACAAAGGAAGAAGGGAGAAGCAGACATTGGGCCTCATGGCAAAATCTTTGCCTTCCTAAAGAGGAATGGGGCCTAGGTTTTAGATCCTTATATGATATGTCGAGGGCATTGTTTGCTAAGCTATGGTGgaggtttaggaccacaaaatcaTTGTGGCCTAATTTCATGTGGAATAAGTATTGCAAGAAGGAGATACCAATGGTGGTGCAGTTTAGAAAGGGGTCTCATGTTTGGAGACAAATGCTGAATGCCAGggaagaagtagaacatgagTTCCTATGGGAATTGAAGAGTGGAACAACTAATATTTGGCATGAAAATTGGGCTGGATTGGGTGCACTTTATCACGTATTACCTAAATATTTTCCAATCAATGAAGAACTTGAGAGGATATGGCAGAATTACGGCAAAGTGGAACATGGGATGATCAGCTGCTAG